The following proteins come from a genomic window of Candidatus Francisella endociliophora:
- a CDS encoding Mrp/NBP35 family ATP-binding protein, which yields MTKIENTLKRKVQKGQKLIPNIKNIILVASGKGGVGKSTVTANLAVSFAKMGAKVGVLDADIYGPSQPTLFDLKDNPQTTDKKKIIPLEKYDVKMISIGNLIDPDSAVIWRGPIVSRALMQLLNDTNWGELDYLFLDLPPGTGDIQLTISKNIPVTGAVIVTTPQDLSLIDAKRAVTMFEKVDIKTLGAIENMSYYICPKCGHNDYIFGEDGAHLLCGKNNIEFLGNLPLHKAIRENSDNGKPYISLEKDDNINHSYITVAENLLNEIEKLPKASSLDSIGVKLEN from the coding sequence ATGACAAAAATAGAAAATACACTTAAAAGAAAAGTTCAAAAAGGACAAAAGTTAATTCCCAATATAAAAAACATAATCCTTGTAGCTTCAGGAAAAGGTGGTGTTGGTAAATCTACTGTTACAGCAAACTTAGCCGTAAGTTTTGCAAAAATGGGAGCAAAAGTAGGTGTGTTAGATGCTGATATATATGGCCCAAGTCAGCCAACGTTGTTTGATTTGAAAGATAACCCACAAACTACCGATAAAAAGAAAATCATCCCTTTAGAGAAATATGATGTAAAAATGATTTCTATTGGTAATCTTATCGATCCTGACTCTGCTGTCATTTGGAGAGGACCGATAGTTTCTAGAGCATTAATGCAACTTTTAAATGACACCAACTGGGGTGAACTTGACTATTTATTTTTAGATTTACCACCAGGCACAGGCGATATCCAACTTACAATCTCAAAAAATATACCTGTAACAGGAGCTGTTATAGTTACAACCCCTCAAGACTTATCTTTAATAGATGCAAAAAGGGCGGTTACAATGTTTGAAAAGGTTGATATAAAAACCCTTGGAGCCATAGAGAACATGAGTTATTACATCTGTCCAAAATGCGGTCATAATGATTATATTTTTGGAGAGGATGGGGCGCATCTGTTATGTGGTAAAAACAATATTGAGTTTCTAGGTAATTTACCTCTTCATAAAGCAATTCGTGAAAATTCAGATAATGGTAAACCATATATAAGCTTAGAAAAAGATGATAATATAAATCATAGTTATATTACTGTAGCTGAGAACTTATTAAATGAAATTGAAAAACTACCAAAGGCAAGTAGTTTAGATTCTATTGGTGTTAAATTAGAAAACTAA
- a CDS encoding mechanosensitive ion channel family protein — MEILKGYYINLIGHSQISLILAFLTIFLIVLLLSLSIGFIINRYILSVVRSIFSKSNILAANLLAENKVFTKLSRIAPAIFIYVAIGVASHPENSWTISIVGFIKLMAQVYITIYLIWFLIALVDAIFNYFQTFSYFKHHSLRSYAQVVKIILFILGFILVVSLLLNKSPIAFLTGLGAMSAVLMLVFKDTILGFVTNIQVAALDLVRVGDWITIPSAGVDGDVMEVSINTVKIRNFDKTISTVPTYTLINNSVQNWRGMVETGGRRIKRSVNIDIDTIRFCEPELLAKLQNEEYLKEFIETKKNQKITNITLFRTYIENYLRNHPQIHLGLTFLIRELQPTETGLPVELYIFTNDTNWVNYEKIQADIFDYVFASLQVFDLKAFQAVTGRITK; from the coding sequence ATGGAAATATTAAAAGGTTACTATATAAACCTAATAGGACATAGTCAAATATCTCTTATTTTAGCATTCTTAACTATTTTTTTAATAGTACTATTATTATCTCTATCGATAGGGTTTATAATCAATAGATATATACTTTCTGTAGTTAGAAGTATATTTTCAAAAAGTAATATTTTAGCGGCAAATTTATTAGCTGAGAATAAAGTTTTTACAAAATTATCACGTATTGCACCAGCTATATTTATTTATGTAGCAATTGGAGTTGCTAGCCATCCAGAAAATAGTTGGACTATAAGTATCGTTGGCTTTATAAAACTAATGGCTCAAGTATATATTACGATATACTTAATATGGTTTTTAATAGCTCTTGTAGATGCAATTTTTAATTACTTCCAAACTTTTTCATATTTTAAGCATCACTCATTGAGAAGCTATGCTCAAGTTGTAAAAATTATTCTGTTTATATTAGGCTTTATTTTAGTTGTCTCACTTCTTTTGAATAAGTCTCCAATAGCCTTTTTAACAGGTTTAGGGGCAATGTCTGCAGTATTAATGTTGGTATTTAAGGATACTATACTTGGCTTTGTGACAAATATTCAAGTTGCAGCATTAGATCTTGTTAGAGTTGGTGATTGGATCACTATTCCATCGGCAGGAGTTGATGGTGATGTTATGGAGGTTTCTATAAATACTGTTAAAATTCGCAATTTTGATAAAACCATATCAACGGTACCTACTTACACTCTTATAAATAATAGTGTGCAAAATTGGCGAGGAATGGTTGAAACCGGTGGTCGTAGAATTAAAAGATCTGTTAATATAGATATTGATACTATTAGATTTTGTGAGCCAGAATTGCTTGCTAAACTTCAAAATGAAGAGTATTTAAAAGAATTTATTGAAACTAAAAAGAATCAAAAAATAACGAATATAACTCTATTTAGAACGTATATTGAAAATTATTTACGTAATCACCCTCAGATACATCTAGGCTTAACTTTTTTAATTAGAGAATTACAACCAACAGAAACAGGCTTACCTGTGGAATTATATATATTTACAAATGATACAAATTGGGTAAATTATGAGAAAATACAAGCAGATATTTTTGATTATGTATTTGCTAGTTTACAAGTGTTTGATCTAAAAGCCTTTCAAGCTGTTACTGGTAGAATAACAAAATAA
- a CDS encoding MFS transporter, translating to MLKKEEFKTILLTSIGGMLEFYDFVIFGMFAIILGKTFFPAEGSQALQALSAFTVFAVGYFARPIGGIIFGHIGDKYGRKKSFILTILLMGLASFLIALLPSYKAVGILATLLFVILRIVQGAAIGGEIPSAVVFVKESLLKNGGLACGIIFCFINFGIFFAEITKIVTTYLLTEEYAWRVAFMLGGIAAIVSYFFRKEIHETTIFLNKESNYKVPILSLFKKEKKAIVKSIAAISIFAMVIGFFSLYLPTYFELNHIQGGSTLILINLFVFSIISIPAGYMADKFGPLLILLIGAFGLLIFGSIFYYCIVKNSSFLLEVMLINNVFMGLIVGVATNYASTLFTPGVRASGLGLSYNISFAIFNGAFLALASFGVAEGFMFTPLMLILTVVTISIITLCLLKNIK from the coding sequence ATGCTTAAAAAAGAAGAATTTAAAACGATTTTATTGACTAGTATAGGCGGAATGCTAGAGTTTTATGACTTTGTAATATTCGGTATGTTTGCAATTATACTTGGTAAAACTTTTTTTCCTGCTGAAGGTTCGCAAGCTTTACAAGCATTATCAGCATTTACAGTTTTTGCTGTAGGATACTTCGCAAGACCTATTGGTGGAATTATATTTGGTCATATAGGTGATAAATATGGACGTAAAAAGTCCTTTATATTGACGATATTGCTCATGGGTCTGGCTTCTTTTCTAATCGCTCTTTTACCTTCTTATAAAGCTGTGGGGATTTTAGCAACCCTACTGTTTGTAATTCTAAGAATAGTCCAAGGAGCTGCTATAGGGGGTGAAATTCCAAGTGCTGTAGTTTTTGTTAAAGAATCATTATTGAAAAATGGTGGTTTGGCTTGTGGAATAATATTTTGTTTTATTAATTTTGGAATATTTTTTGCAGAAATTACTAAAATAGTTACTACATACCTTTTAACAGAAGAGTATGCTTGGAGAGTTGCTTTTATGCTTGGAGGTATTGCTGCTATAGTGAGCTATTTCTTCAGGAAAGAAATTCATGAAACAACTATATTTTTAAATAAAGAAAGCAATTATAAAGTACCTATTTTAAGCTTATTCAAAAAAGAAAAGAAAGCTATAGTTAAATCAATAGCTGCTATTTCAATATTCGCTATGGTCATAGGATTTTTCTCTCTCTATTTACCAACTTATTTTGAATTGAATCATATACAGGGTGGATCGACTCTTATATTAATAAACTTATTTGTTTTTTCTATAATATCTATACCAGCTGGATATATGGCAGATAAGTTTGGCCCTTTACTTATTTTATTGATAGGAGCATTTGGTTTATTAATTTTTGGTAGCATTTTTTATTATTGTATAGTTAAAAATTCAAGCTTTTTACTAGAGGTAATGCTTATAAATAATGTATTTATGGGATTAATAGTAGGTGTTGCTACGAATTATGCTAGCACCTTATTTACACCAGGAGTGAGAGCATCCGGTTTAGGTCTTAGTTATAATATTAGTTTTGCTATTTTTAATGGCGCATTTTTAGCACTAGCTAGTTTTGGAGTTGCTGAAGGTTTTATGTTTACTCCTTTAATGCTTATTTTAACTGTAGTGACTATTTCTATAATTACTCTATGTTTACTAAAAAATATTAAATAG
- the lptE gene encoding LPS assembly lipoprotein LptE, which translates to MMKKYIALVLAFLLALASCGFHPRGVITGANAGNFNSIIGSKFYIQGNNFSSFANDVRSSLNGYKAQIVTDEKAADYIINIQNVQKRSQMTSVVGGASNNTYQLIYTVTYNVVRPDEKTPVIPNKSLSTQQFWQSNTGTQLAQNSEADRIYTYLQGQLVNNMISQVAALLPSKDNSQQKSSTKTKKESEA; encoded by the coding sequence ATTATGAAAAAATATATAGCTTTAGTTCTGGCATTTTTATTAGCCTTAGCCTCATGTGGGTTTCATCCTAGGGGTGTTATAACAGGAGCTAATGCAGGTAATTTTAATAGTATTATAGGAAGTAAGTTTTATATTCAAGGTAATAACTTTAGTTCATTTGCTAATGATGTTAGAAGCAGCTTAAATGGCTATAAGGCTCAAATTGTAACTGATGAAAAGGCTGCTGATTATATTATAAATATTCAAAATGTTCAAAAGAGATCACAAATGACCAGTGTTGTTGGTGGAGCATCAAACAATACATATCAACTTATTTATACGGTGACATATAATGTAGTTAGACCTGATGAGAAAACACCTGTAATACCTAATAAATCTTTGAGTACACAACAATTCTGGCAATCAAATACAGGTACTCAGCTAGCTCAAAATAGTGAAGCTGATAGAATCTATACTTATCTCCAAGGGCAATTAGTTAATAATATGATTTCTCAAGTTGCAGCACTATTACCAAGTAAGGATAATTCACAGCAAAAATCTTCTACTAAAACTAAGAAAGAATCTGAAGCATAG
- the pheT gene encoding phenylalanine--tRNA ligase subunit beta, which yields MKFSHNWLNEYLGNTQDSQNLADTLTLAGLEVDAIEPVVAEKVTGVVVGQIKTINKHPDADKLNICSVDVAEDELLTIVCGAKNIYEGMKAPVAKIGAVLPGNFKIKKSKLRGQESFGMMCSEEELGLAEKADGLMDLPADAPVGTDMNEYLNLDDNIIEVDLTPNRADCLSVYGIAREVSALTKTQLKDIEIKASDISLEDTKDVQISANDACKAYLGCIIKNVDNKAQTPLWMVEKLRRSGVGSISFFVDVTNYVMLLTGQPMHAFDLDKLEGGINVRYANDNEALTLLDETQVKLQSDTLVIADEKKALAIAGVMGGLDSSITDNTTNIFLESAHFVPEKIAGKARKYNLHTDSSHRFERGVDPKLPQDAMQIAINLIVEIAGGEVAPISGAEDSGAIEKNTVINLCVKKLNRVLGTQFTIEYVAEVLANLHMQVAKSDECCLEVIPPSYRFDMEISEDLIEEVARVYGYSNLPETMPKYNASKINISETNQSLDTINARLVDRGYHEAINYSFIDPKFDEFFFEEKGIAIQNPISQDLSVMRQSLIPGLINSFKANTARQQNRIRIFEKGACFKLENNQRVQFDRIAGLAYGELLNPNWSNTKKVDFFDVKADIEGLCADITNLSFEVCDDVNWLHPGQSAYVLADGKKIGVIGVIHPSVLKTFQIKAKAPIVFELDLDVLTKKEIPSFEKISKYPSVSRDISFLVDKSVLAGDITKAITDLNIDILKDVSIFDIYESQENERKSIALSMLFQDNAQTLEDKVIVESTEKVLEILKSKFDIEQRV from the coding sequence ATGAAATTTTCACATAATTGGTTAAATGAATATCTAGGTAATACTCAAGATAGCCAAAATCTAGCAGATACTCTAACTTTAGCTGGTCTAGAAGTAGATGCAATCGAGCCAGTAGTTGCTGAAAAAGTAACAGGTGTCGTAGTAGGGCAAATCAAAACTATCAACAAACATCCAGATGCAGATAAACTAAATATCTGTAGTGTAGATGTCGCTGAAGATGAGCTTCTAACTATAGTTTGTGGTGCTAAAAATATCTATGAAGGTATGAAAGCTCCTGTTGCCAAAATCGGTGCAGTTTTACCAGGTAATTTTAAAATCAAAAAATCTAAGCTAAGAGGGCAAGAATCTTTTGGTATGATGTGCTCAGAAGAGGAACTTGGTTTAGCTGAAAAAGCAGATGGTTTGATGGATTTACCGGCAGATGCTCCTGTAGGTACAGATATGAATGAATACCTAAACCTAGATGATAATATTATCGAGGTTGATTTAACACCAAATAGAGCAGATTGCCTAAGTGTATATGGTATTGCTCGTGAAGTATCTGCTCTTACAAAAACGCAACTCAAAGATATTGAAATCAAAGCTTCTGACATTTCTCTAGAAGATACAAAAGATGTGCAAATATCAGCTAATGATGCTTGTAAGGCATATCTGGGTTGTATTATTAAGAATGTAGATAATAAGGCTCAAACTCCGCTATGGATGGTTGAAAAGCTAAGAAGAAGTGGTGTAGGTAGTATTTCATTTTTTGTAGATGTAACAAATTATGTAATGTTACTAACAGGTCAGCCGATGCATGCTTTTGATTTAGATAAGTTAGAAGGTGGTATCAATGTTCGTTATGCAAATGATAATGAAGCGCTGACTCTTTTAGATGAAACTCAAGTTAAACTACAGTCTGATACTCTAGTAATTGCAGATGAGAAAAAAGCACTTGCAATAGCTGGTGTTATGGGCGGCTTAGATTCATCGATTACAGATAATACTACAAATATTTTTCTAGAAAGTGCTCATTTTGTACCAGAAAAAATTGCTGGTAAAGCACGTAAATACAATCTACATACAGACTCTTCTCATAGATTTGAAAGAGGCGTGGATCCTAAGCTACCTCAGGATGCTATGCAGATAGCTATTAATTTAATAGTGGAAATTGCTGGTGGTGAAGTTGCTCCTATATCAGGTGCAGAAGATTCTGGAGCTATAGAAAAAAATACAGTTATAAATTTATGTGTTAAAAAACTAAATAGAGTTTTAGGAACCCAGTTTACTATTGAATATGTAGCTGAAGTTCTTGCAAACTTACACATGCAAGTTGCAAAATCAGATGAATGTTGTTTAGAGGTAATTCCACCGTCATATCGCTTTGATATGGAAATTTCTGAAGATTTAATTGAAGAAGTTGCACGCGTATATGGTTATTCAAACTTGCCTGAAACAATGCCTAAATATAATGCTTCAAAAATCAATATTTCTGAAACAAACCAATCTCTAGATACTATAAATGCTAGATTAGTTGATAGGGGTTATCATGAAGCTATTAACTACAGCTTTATAGATCCTAAGTTTGATGAGTTTTTCTTTGAGGAAAAGGGTATAGCTATCCAAAACCCAATTTCACAAGATTTATCTGTAATGAGACAATCCTTGATACCGGGATTAATAAACTCTTTCAAAGCAAATACTGCGCGTCAGCAAAATAGAATTAGAATTTTTGAGAAGGGTGCTTGTTTTAAATTAGAAAACAATCAAAGGGTACAGTTTGATAGAATTGCTGGCTTAGCTTATGGTGAACTTTTAAATCCTAACTGGTCAAATACTAAAAAAGTTGATTTCTTTGATGTTAAAGCGGATATCGAAGGGCTTTGTGCTGATATTACTAATCTAAGCTTTGAAGTTTGTGATGATGTTAATTGGCTTCATCCAGGTCAGTCAGCTTATGTTTTAGCTGATGGTAAAAAAATTGGTGTAATTGGTGTAATTCATCCTAGCGTTCTAAAAACTTTCCAAATCAAAGCAAAAGCACCTATAGTGTTTGAATTAGATTTAGATGTTTTAACTAAGAAGGAAATACCAAGTTTTGAGAAAATCTCAAAATACCCATCTGTATCTAGAGATATATCTTTCTTAGTAGACAAATCTGTACTTGCTGGAGATATTACAAAAGCAATAACTGATTTAAATATAGATATCTTAAAAGATGTTAGTATATTTGATATTTATGAGTCACAAGAGAATGAAAGAAAGAGTATCGCTTTAAGTATGCTTTTCCAAGATAATGCTCAAACTCTTGAAGATAAAGTTATTGTTGAAAGTACTGAAAAGGTGTTAGAAATATTAAAATCTAAGTTTGATATTGAGCAAAGAGTATAG
- the dcd gene encoding dCTP deaminase, translating into MAIKSDKWIKKMSQDHNMIDPFEAGQVKVANNEKIVSYGTSSYGYDVRCADEFKIFTNINSSIVDPKHFDDKNFVDFKGDVCIIPPNSFALARTVEKFKIPRDTLVVCLGKSTYARCGIIVNVTPLEPEWEGYVTLEFSNTTPLPARIYANEGVAQMLFFQSDEECETSYADKGGKYQGQVGVTLPKC; encoded by the coding sequence ATGGCAATTAAGTCTGACAAATGGATAAAGAAAATGTCTCAAGATCATAATATGATTGATCCTTTTGAGGCAGGACAAGTAAAAGTAGCAAATAATGAAAAGATAGTCTCTTATGGCACCTCTAGCTATGGCTATGATGTTCGGTGTGCTGATGAATTTAAAATTTTTACAAACATTAATTCGTCAATTGTTGACCCTAAACATTTTGATGATAAAAATTTTGTCGATTTTAAAGGTGATGTTTGTATTATTCCTCCAAACTCTTTTGCACTTGCTCGTACAGTTGAGAAATTTAAGATTCCAAGAGATACCCTAGTTGTATGTTTAGGCAAATCAACTTATGCTAGATGTGGAATCATTGTAAATGTAACTCCGCTTGAGCCAGAATGGGAAGGTTATGTTACTTTAGAGTTTTCAAATACAACTCCTTTACCTGCTAGAATCTATGCAAATGAGGGGGTTGCTCAAATGTTATTCTTCCAATCAGATGAAGAGTGTGAGACTTCATATGCAGATAAAGGTGGTAAATATCAAGGACAGGTTGGTGTTACTTTACCAAAGTGCTAA